One part of the Mycobacterium marinum genome encodes these proteins:
- a CDS encoding acyl-CoA synthetase, whose amino-acid sequence MKNIGAMLKQRAHISPRLQAYVEPSTNVRMDYTELNILTNRCASVLRALGVGKGDRVALLMPNSVAFCCLFYGAAKLGAVAVPLNTRLAAPELGFILADSGSTVLIYDQSLQPVVTAIKAATERSHNVLSWVPLSDGEGCLAQRLETADAGEPVCDSGGSDNLFIMYTSGTTGNPKGVVHTHDSVHTAASSWSLTVDVRYQDRLLLPLPMFHVAALTTVIMCAMRGVALVSMPQFDPAKAWSLIVDERVSLAGAVPAILNFMRLVPEFTELDAPEFRCFITGGAPMPEALIRMYAAKNMQVVQGYALTESCGGGTLLLGEDALAKVGSAGRATMFADVRVRTDDGMIAERGQGEVVIKSDFLLKEYWNRPDATRDAFHGDWFRTGDVGEIDSDGYLYIKDRIKDMIISGGENIYPAEIENVITGIPGVTEVAVIGLPDQKWGEIACAIVVSDQGAVSEAGIVEFCAARLARYKLPKRLIFTAALPRNPAGKVLKRELRELYR is encoded by the coding sequence ATGAAGAACATCGGCGCCATGCTCAAACAACGCGCGCATATATCTCCTCGGCTGCAGGCCTACGTAGAGCCCTCGACCAACGTGCGGATGGACTACACCGAGCTGAACATACTGACCAACCGATGCGCCAGCGTGCTGAGGGCGCTCGGGGTCGGCAAGGGCGATCGCGTCGCGCTGTTGATGCCCAACAGTGTCGCGTTCTGCTGCCTGTTCTACGGCGCAGCCAAGCTCGGGGCGGTGGCCGTGCCGCTCAACACCCGCCTTGCGGCACCCGAACTGGGATTCATCCTTGCCGACAGCGGCAGCACCGTCCTGATCTACGACCAGTCGTTGCAACCGGTGGTCACCGCGATCAAAGCCGCAACCGAGCGGTCCCACAACGTCCTCAGCTGGGTGCCGTTGTCGGACGGCGAAGGCTGCCTGGCGCAACGCCTCGAAACCGCCGATGCCGGCGAGCCTGTCTGCGATAGCGGCGGGTCGGACAACCTGTTCATCATGTACACCTCAGGCACCACCGGAAACCCCAAAGGGGTTGTGCATACTCATGACTCGGTGCACACGGCGGCCAGCTCATGGTCACTGACCGTAGACGTGCGCTACCAGGACCGCCTATTGCTGCCGTTGCCGATGTTCCACGTCGCGGCGCTGACCACGGTCATCATGTGCGCCATGCGCGGCGTCGCCCTTGTCTCGATGCCACAGTTCGACCCGGCCAAGGCCTGGTCGCTGATCGTCGACGAGCGGGTTTCGCTGGCCGGCGCCGTACCGGCGATTTTGAACTTCATGCGTTTGGTACCCGAATTCACCGAGCTCGATGCACCCGAGTTCCGTTGCTTCATCACCGGCGGTGCGCCCATGCCCGAGGCGCTGATCAGGATGTATGCCGCCAAGAACATGCAGGTCGTTCAGGGCTACGCACTCACCGAATCATGCGGCGGCGGCACCCTGCTGCTCGGGGAAGACGCCCTGGCCAAGGTCGGCTCGGCCGGACGCGCCACCATGTTCGCCGACGTTCGCGTACGCACCGACGACGGCATGATCGCCGAACGCGGACAGGGCGAGGTGGTGATCAAGTCCGACTTCCTGCTCAAGGAATACTGGAACCGCCCGGACGCCACCCGCGACGCTTTCCACGGCGACTGGTTCCGTACCGGCGATGTCGGCGAGATCGACAGTGACGGCTATCTCTACATCAAAGACCGGATCAAAGACATGATCATCTCCGGTGGTGAGAACATCTACCCGGCCGAGATCGAGAACGTCATCACCGGAATCCCCGGCGTCACCGAAGTGGCCGTCATCGGGTTACCCGACCAGAAATGGGGCGAGATCGCCTGCGCCATCGTGGTGTCCGACCAGGGTGCGGTGAGCGAAGCGGGCATCGTGGAGTTTTGCGCTGCCCGGCTGGCGCGCTACAAGTTGCCGAAAAGATTGATCTTCACCGCGGCCCTGCCCCGCAATCCGGCGGGCAAGGTGCTCAAGCGGGAGCTGCGCGAACTGTATCGGTGA
- a CDS encoding WS/DGAT/MGAT family O-acyltransferase, with amino-acid sequence MNTNRISPIDLSFLLLERPNRPFHMTAFTIFQKPKGQHSSFGSRLFDAYRHSRAIEPFNYRLSWPGRNLARWEIVEPDMRNHVQHIVLPGPGSMAQFYETVSFLNTGLLDRGHPLWECYIIDGIEGGRIAIMLKVHHALIDGEGGLRAMRGFLSTSPHDKTLAAPWMPAPSSRAPRRPQPRVSRRQWLQRGLTGIAKLPSDLAGMVGDAVDLGAQALQLKPQRGALPFAASPTLLNHTAKSAARAYANMELPLAELKAVAKATDTSINDVVMTIVDDALHHYLDEHRAPADRPLVALMPMSMRSQAGAGNQVSAELIAMGAPKANLRQRLKQVSQATTAAKDKGNGMKSPSRQAYTLSLFASLAMSDVLPGFGKAPSANLVISNMKGPAEQLYLAGAPMVSFGGLPILPPGAGLNVTVASVNEQLCLGIGAAPEAVREPVRLAQLIEQAFGQLQTDIGRSAPAIAGHQADSA; translated from the coding sequence ATGAACACCAACCGAATCAGTCCGATCGATCTGTCCTTCTTGTTGCTCGAGCGGCCCAACCGGCCGTTTCACATGACGGCCTTCACGATCTTCCAGAAACCAAAAGGACAGCATTCGTCGTTCGGCTCACGCCTGTTCGACGCGTATCGGCACAGTAGGGCGATCGAACCCTTCAACTACAGGCTCAGCTGGCCGGGCAGGAATCTCGCGCGGTGGGAAATCGTCGAGCCGGACATGCGAAACCATGTCCAGCACATCGTGTTACCGGGACCCGGTTCGATGGCCCAGTTCTACGAGACGGTGTCATTCCTGAACACCGGGCTGCTCGACCGGGGGCACCCGCTGTGGGAGTGCTACATCATCGATGGGATTGAGGGCGGTCGCATCGCCATCATGCTCAAGGTGCACCACGCGCTCATCGACGGTGAGGGCGGGCTGCGTGCAATGCGCGGTTTCCTGAGCACCTCCCCGCACGACAAGACGCTGGCCGCTCCATGGATGCCGGCACCGAGCTCCCGTGCGCCGCGCCGGCCGCAGCCGCGCGTTTCGCGCCGGCAGTGGCTGCAACGCGGCCTCACCGGCATCGCCAAGCTGCCGTCGGATCTGGCCGGCATGGTCGGTGACGCGGTAGACCTCGGCGCGCAAGCACTGCAGCTCAAGCCGCAGCGGGGGGCCCTGCCCTTCGCCGCAAGCCCTACCCTGTTGAACCACACCGCGAAATCGGCGGCACGCGCCTACGCGAATATGGAGTTGCCGCTCGCCGAGTTAAAGGCCGTCGCCAAGGCCACCGATACCTCCATCAACGATGTCGTCATGACGATCGTCGACGACGCTTTGCATCACTACCTCGACGAACACCGGGCGCCGGCCGACCGGCCGCTGGTGGCCTTGATGCCGATGTCGATGCGGTCCCAAGCCGGGGCGGGCAACCAGGTGAGCGCCGAACTCATCGCGATGGGTGCGCCCAAGGCAAACCTCAGGCAGCGCCTGAAGCAGGTCAGCCAGGCCACAACAGCTGCCAAGGACAAAGGGAACGGCATGAAATCGCCCTCACGTCAGGCATATACGCTCTCGCTGTTTGCCAGTCTGGCCATGTCGGATGTGCTGCCCGGGTTCGGCAAGGCGCCCAGCGCCAACCTGGTGATATCGAACATGAAAGGCCCTGCCGAACAACTGTATTTGGCCGGTGCACCGATGGTCTCATTCGGTGGTTTGCCCATCTTGCCGCCGGGAGCCGGGCTGAACGTCACCGTCGCAAGCGTGAACGAGCAACTGTGCCTGGGCATCGGCGCTGCGCCCGAGGCCGTACGCGAGCCCGTCCGGCTTGCCCAACTGATTGAGCAGGCCTTCGGCCAACTACAAACCGACATCGGCAGGTCAGCACCGGCAATCGCTGGTCACCAGGCCGATTCCGCATAA
- a CDS encoding wax ester/triacylglycerol synthase family O-acyltransferase yields the protein MTAPIKGVTRPQRLSGADAFMLGMETPRAYMHTFKVAIIDPSTDAQGWSFDRFYAEAARRIHLLPMLRWKCVESPLGLNHPYWVEDPDFELRNHIRRVACPAPGDHKSLCAVMTTIYSAQLERDRPLWLMWVVEGLAEGKVALVMLVHHAYVDGVGAAWLMQQFYQPHRGVGAAEAPDYRPAPLPSWPTRLGWAVRDWPETVIGNLPKVATGLWRKFLFDRKRKSVGLPAHPSARQMQRTPINVNLSAGRTFVCDSVPLQHFSAVAKALGVTINDVFSSCAAGALRRLLVDLDYDPDTHPLIGATPFAGERPLGMQGLGNYATVDYCWLRSDIADPSARLQASREANTQMKGHIKAVKEAGADFNSVMQVLPPWGIKIIRKAIHRSRGRFGFFGNVVLSNVPGPKEALYLDHWKVSNWFSTGQIADGTALNITMWSYCGQANICILADRAVLDDGWRMFDYLVDELNSLTAVASTKEAA from the coding sequence GGATGGAGACTCCGCGCGCCTACATGCACACGTTCAAGGTGGCGATCATCGATCCGTCCACCGATGCGCAGGGCTGGTCATTCGACAGGTTCTACGCCGAGGCGGCGCGGCGGATTCATCTACTGCCGATGTTGCGGTGGAAGTGCGTCGAGTCGCCACTAGGCCTGAATCACCCCTATTGGGTGGAAGATCCGGACTTCGAGCTGCGCAACCACATTCGCCGCGTCGCGTGCCCGGCGCCGGGCGACCACAAAAGCCTCTGTGCGGTGATGACAACGATCTATTCGGCACAACTCGAGCGCGATCGCCCATTGTGGCTGATGTGGGTGGTCGAGGGACTCGCCGAGGGCAAAGTAGCGCTGGTCATGTTGGTCCATCATGCCTATGTCGACGGCGTCGGCGCCGCGTGGCTGATGCAGCAGTTCTACCAGCCCCATCGTGGTGTCGGAGCCGCCGAGGCTCCGGACTATCGCCCCGCCCCACTCCCCTCCTGGCCGACCCGGCTGGGCTGGGCCGTGCGGGACTGGCCGGAGACCGTGATCGGCAACCTGCCGAAGGTGGCCACCGGACTATGGCGGAAATTCCTGTTTGACCGCAAGCGCAAGTCGGTCGGCTTGCCGGCGCACCCGTCGGCCCGGCAGATGCAACGAACACCGATCAACGTCAACCTGAGCGCCGGGCGCACATTTGTCTGTGACAGCGTCCCGCTGCAGCACTTCTCGGCCGTGGCCAAGGCACTCGGCGTCACCATCAACGACGTCTTCAGCAGCTGCGCGGCCGGTGCCCTACGACGTCTGCTTGTCGACCTGGACTACGACCCGGACACCCACCCGCTGATCGGCGCTACCCCGTTCGCGGGCGAACGGCCCTTGGGTATGCAGGGTTTGGGTAACTACGCAACCGTGGACTACTGCTGGCTGCGCAGCGACATCGCCGATCCGAGCGCACGGCTGCAAGCCAGCCGCGAGGCGAACACGCAGATGAAAGGGCACATCAAGGCGGTCAAGGAGGCCGGTGCCGATTTCAACTCCGTGATGCAGGTGCTGCCACCGTGGGGCATCAAGATCATCCGCAAGGCGATACACCGCAGCCGAGGACGCTTCGGATTCTTCGGCAACGTGGTGTTATCGAATGTCCCCGGCCCCAAAGAAGCTCTCTACCTAGATCATTGGAAGGTATCGAACTGGTTCTCCACCGGTCAGATCGCTGACGGCACGGCGCTCAACATCACCATGTGGAGCTACTGCGGACAGGCCAACATCTGCATTCTGGCCGACCGCGCGGTGCTCGACGACGGCTGGCGAATGTTCGACTACCTCGTCGATGAACTCAATTCCCTTACCGCAGTGGCGAGCACAAAGGAAGCCGCATGA